The following DNA comes from Corynebacterium lizhenjunii.
TCGGCAACGATGGCACCGTCGCGCATAACAATAAGGTGCGTGGCGTAGCGGGCGGCCTGGTTGAGGTCGTGCAGCACGGCCACCAACGTGCGCCCGGTGAGGTGGAGGTCCGTGAATAGCTCCAGTAGCTCGATCTGGTGGGTAAGGTCCAGGTAGGTGGTGGGCTCATCAAGCAACAGGATGTCCGTGTCTTGGGCCAGGGCCATGGCTATCCAGGCGCGCTGGCGCTGCCCACCCGAAAGCTCGTCCAACAGTCTGCCGGAGAGCTTGCCGATGCCCGTGGCGTCCAGCGCCGCCGCCACTGCGGCTTGGTCCGCGTCCGTCCACTGCTGGAAGAGGTTCTGATAAGGGTAGCGGCCGCGCGCAACCAGGTCCGCTACCCGAATGCCATCGGGGGCAAGCGAGGACTGCGGCAGCAGGCCGAGGCGGCGCGCGACCTCCTTAGCGGGGTAGTCCTGAATATCGCGTCCGTCTAGGACCACCTGGCCGCCCTGTGGCTTGAGCAAACGGGAAAGCCCGTGCAGCAAGGTGGACTTGCCGCAGGCGTTCGGGCC
Coding sequences within:
- a CDS encoding ABC transporter ATP-binding protein, which codes for MHTPPSQPAHPPQPAHSRPRASKPRLDPDVSSPRLHARNLDLAYEKRSICQGLNVAIPDGSFTVIIGPNACGKSTLLHGLSRLLKPQGGQVVLDGRDIQDYPAKEVARRLGLLPQSSLAPDGIRVADLVARGRYPYQNLFQQWTDADQAAVAAALDATGIGKLSGRLLDELSGGQRQRAWIAMALAQDTDILLLDEPTTYLDLTHQIELLELFTDLHLTGRTLVAVLHDLNQAARYATHLIVMRDGAIVAEGAPASIISAELVESVFHLPCRVVPDPVAGTPQVVPLGRDRSARRSPQP